One window of the Leptospira koniambonensis genome contains the following:
- a CDS encoding ABA4-like family protein has product MTPELTFKLASNFAMIGWLLLAGLPNAKVTKLLVRNGVWPLILSGLYLLILAFHARGGFDFGSLEGVTKLFANPWVLLAGWVHYLAFDLFVGIWETKEAEELGISRWILIPCLFFTLMFGPIGYLLFQIVRWRKGGSYASI; this is encoded by the coding sequence ATGACTCCAGAACTAACATTTAAACTGGCTAGCAATTTTGCGATGATAGGCTGGTTATTACTCGCAGGTCTGCCAAATGCTAAGGTAACCAAATTATTGGTAAGGAACGGGGTTTGGCCTTTGATCCTTTCCGGATTATATTTGCTGATACTTGCATTTCATGCGAGAGGAGGATTCGATTTTGGATCTTTGGAAGGTGTGACTAAACTTTTCGCTAATCCTTGGGTATTGCTCGCAGGTTGGGTTCACTATCTTGCATTCGACCTGTTCGTTGGAATTTGGGAAACTAAGGAAGCAGAAGAATTAGGAATTTCCAGATGGATACTTATTCCTTGTTTATTTTTCACACTGATGTTTGGACCAATTGGTTACTTATTATTTCAAATCGTTCGTTGGAGAAAAGGAGGAAGTTATGCAAGCATCTAA
- a CDS encoding TetR/AcrR family transcriptional regulator, with amino-acid sequence MPAKKKMKKPEGSYHHGNLAETLKTLALKRLEISKDSAFTIREIAREAGVSHTAAYRHFPSHRDLLAEISKDGFIKITEEFTKAENTSSPSDPFDRLRRLGLAYISFCLENVGYYRAMWHIDLGPIGDLEDLSEEGKNSFLKLWETVLLCESHKINKFKAKEMATAAWSLVHGYSVLLNECQLNNPLLQIDKNNALQEAEKILQIIDAGLKNKSYK; translated from the coding sequence ATGCCTGCAAAGAAAAAAATGAAAAAGCCAGAAGGTTCCTATCACCATGGAAATCTGGCAGAAACCCTAAAAACACTAGCACTTAAACGTCTGGAGATAAGCAAAGATTCAGCGTTTACGATCAGAGAGATCGCAAGAGAAGCGGGAGTAAGCCATACTGCTGCTTATAGACATTTCCCTTCTCACAGGGACCTTCTCGCCGAAATTTCCAAGGATGGGTTTATAAAAATAACGGAAGAATTTACAAAAGCGGAGAATACTTCTTCTCCTTCTGATCCGTTTGATAGATTAAGAAGACTAGGACTTGCTTATATTTCTTTTTGTTTGGAGAATGTCGGTTATTACAGGGCGATGTGGCATATAGATCTTGGGCCCATTGGTGATTTAGAAGATCTATCCGAAGAGGGTAAAAATTCTTTTTTAAAACTTTGGGAAACTGTATTACTTTGTGAATCTCACAAGATCAATAAATTCAAAGCAAAAGAAATGGCTACTGCGGCCTGGTCATTAGTTCACGGATATTCAGTTCTTCTTAACGAATGCCAACTGAATAATCCATTATTACAAATTGATAAGAACAACGCTTTGCAGGAAGCGGAGAAGATATTACAAATCATAGATGCGGGTCTGAAAAATAAATCTTATAAGTAA